A window of the Patescibacteria group bacterium genome harbors these coding sequences:
- the rpsP gene encoding 30S ribosomal protein S16: MLKIRLQRIGRKNNPSFRIVVTDSRKGPKSGKYLELLGAYDPIRSTVAVKEQRIKHWISNGAQVSGTVHNILIQEGVIDGKKINVLPKKSPIAKETKKEEITEEKQKEEEPKEVSVEEKGEEKEKTDTQ; encoded by the coding sequence ATGTTAAAAATACGACTACAAAGAATAGGGCGAAAGAACAATCCGTCGTTTCGTATTGTGGTCACGGACTCGAGAAAAGGTCCGAAAAGTGGAAAATATTTAGAACTCCTCGGCGCATATGACCCAATACGCAGTACAGTAGCAGTAAAGGAGCAGCGGATAAAACACTGGATTTCAAATGGCGCACAAGTTTCAGGTACAGTACACAACATTTTAATACAAGAAGGGGTAATAGATGGCAAAAAAATAAATGTTCTGCCAAAGAAATCACCAATAGCAAAAGAAACAAAAAAAGAAGAAATCACTGAGGAAAAGCAAAAAGAAGAAGAGCCAAAAGAAGTTTCTGTGGAGGAGAAAGGGGAAGAAAAAGAAAAAACGGACACACAATAA